The window AGAAAAAATTCGACACTTGGCTCGCTTGGTCGGTGGTATTCAATTCAACTCAACACAAAGGGACATTGAACATGATGGGTGAAAAATCCGATTATGGAGCCGACTAGAGACGTAACCGTCGTTGGTGGGACTGGTGACTTCATCATGACTCGTGGAATTGCTACGCTCACGTCCGATGCCGTTGAAGGCAATAAGTATTACCGTATCAAAATGGATATTAAACTCTATGAATGTTACTATTAGAGCTACTAATACCTGTCTTGGGTGTGGTGTTTCTGAGTTGATTGGGTTTGATGTTTATCTTTTGgcattttattgtttttctcttttcctagTTGATGTTGTTTCCAAGTTCCAATAATGGCATTGTAACAATGTGCTAATAATAAAACAGTCTTGTGCATGTTTTGTATACCAGGTTTGAACTATATCAGATAGTACCAACGATTCTTTTATAAGTTTCCGTCAATTTAACTATCAAATCAAGAGAAATTGGCaaaactaactaaaaaaaaaactaaaattaaatccaTAACCACTCTAACCATATAACTATGATATACactatataaactatattagATACAATTTTATCCTTCCACCACCCCTACCTACCCCTTTACCACCATCTTAACCACCTCCGGTCACCATCGCCAGCCACTTCCACCGGAAATTTCCGCCGGCAACCTTCGTCGGAAATCTCTGCCATAAATCTCCACCGGCTACCTCCGCCGGCAACCACCGCCAGAAATCTTCGCCAGCCACCTTCACTGGAAACCGCCGCCAAAAACCTCTGCCACTTCCGCCAACCATCACCGCTGGCTACCTCCAGCCACCAGCTCTCCATTACCACCAAAACACTAAAATAGTTATTATACACTACCCTCCTCTCattctcctaatttttttttaaaatagtgctacattcttaattttgttagtATTTTTGGTTATCACACAAATTGACCCtcaaaacaaagacaaaccaAAAATTGGGAAACGAGAATCAGAATCGTATTGAAGTGAAGTAATCTAAaatgaaccgaaccgaaccaaacgaATTACAAGGAGAACCAGATACGGTGCGTTTCACCATAAACCAGAAATTACAAGAAGACAAAAAAGCATATATTCAAATAAAGGATGGCATGCGAGCTTTGGACCATTGGTTGACATGGTTGTtgtattgattaaaaaaaacagacaatGAAGAAAGCAAACACTTTATGTGTAGTTCACGATTGCTAAAAATCCTTCCCCACTCCAGCAATAATcatatttcctctgtttctcttctttgtatCGAACCTAGGAACTAAGACTCAACTTTTACACTTTATACCACTAGACCACAAAATATTTCATGTAAAATCGGCCGAAAATTGGCTTATATTTCCAGCGGCCGCAAGCATGTGTTTTGCTTGCTTGGCCTTGTGGCCGGCTCTGAACTAGAGTTTCTCACTTGAAGACTAGACTTATTTGGTTTCTTGTCTTAATGATCTGGTAATCACTATGTGTTGGAGTTTTAGGTCATCTTGATTAGATCTGCAAATGATTAGATAAATAAACCTAAAAAGGGAACAAACagaagtttacaaaagaagactaCGTACAAGTGAGAGaagacaacaaaacaagaatacAAAGGAAAAATGATTTCTTTCTAGAGTGTAGGATGTGATCTGgcataacaaataaaattttagaacttTAATATTACTAGTTAACCGGTGATATGCTACGAAACACATGTTGCTCGTGGAGTCGTGTTAGTTTAAGAGTCATACTTAGTTTAATGAAATATGGATACACTAAATAATGATACTTAGTTTAAGAGTCATTCACCCAAAAAGTAtgcaaattacatttttattagtttaagacttagtttacatttttacaTTTGATGAGAACGTTTAAAATGGTCTAAGACAAATGACATTTGAGTTAATTGGATTAGTAGAAACTGGTATGATTTATATTCAAAGGTCTGTTTTAGTTAAGTTCTCTTGTGGTGAATCTCTCTTTCCAGTGATGTTTTAACTAAGTTTTCTAgctaaagttttataaaatctgtGTAGTTCATTCTTGATAAGAAGCTGTGTCTTCTTGTACATAGTTCCTGAAAACTGAACCTTGATACAGTTTGATTCAATTAAAGGTTTACATACAATTAAGAAACTTACAATTAGTTTCTCTAATGAAAGGGTGATTTTGTTAGTTGTTAGTGGGttgttttgattagtttaattttgagcAATTTAGATTGGTAATTACACCTCCAAGgaattatataattagtttaatttaaatcgCTAATGatctttaattatataattagtttaattttgagcAATTTAGATGGGTTTCTCTAATGGATATGGTCttatggatttttgttttttttggtcaaaagatATGATCTTATGGATATTACTACCAAAAAGAGTCATCTTTTATTCACAAGGAGTTTAGGGATTCAAGATCAAGtatctaatttaaataacaGTAAATCAAATAGTAGTCAACCCAATAATTATTTAACCATCCACGTGATTTCgaaatctttatattttattataaacacCAATTTTGGCATTCTAGATCAACAACCCAATTATAGGTGTCtatcactcttttttttgtttttaatgcccaaaaaaagaaagcacCTGAATTAATATGACTATAAAATAAAGGTTCCCAAACCCCTCTTTCATGCTcacaacaaaatcaataataCTTGCATATTTTTCTACCCAAACACTCTAACTATGGCAAAACAAATCTACAAACAAGTATTATCCTCCTTGATCTTCTTGTCTGTTTTACTTTACCAATCCAACACCGTCTCATCTTTTCGAAAATCACTCGACCTAGCGAAACCATGCAAGCGTTTCGTCTTCCACCTCCACAACGTTGCCTACGATGGTGATAACACTGTTAATGCCACATCAGCAGCAATTGTCAACCCTATCGGACTAGGAGACTTCAATTTCGGGAAGTTTATAATCATGGACAACCCTGTGACAATGGACGAGAACTATCTCTCCAAACCGGTGGCTCGTGTTCAAGGCTTTTTCTTCTACCACGGTAAGTCGAAATACGACACTTGGCTCTCTTGGTCAGTAGTATTCAATTCAACAGAACAGAAAGGGACATTGAACATAATGGGTGAAAATCCGTTTATGGAGCCGACCAGAGACCTACCGGTCGTTGGTGGGACTGGCGACTTCATCATGACTCGTGGGATCGCTACGTTTACGACCGATCACATTGATGGCAATAAGTATTTCCGTATCAAGATGGATATTAAACTCTATGAATGTTACTACTAAACTTACTAGTAATTCATGTTTTGGGTTTGATGTTTCAAAGCTGATGTTTGTGTGTTGGCATTTTATTGCTTTTCTCTGTTCGTAATCCATTTTAATAAAACAGTCTTGTATTTTGTAAGCCAATATTTAAacatacacatttttttttaaacatacacAGCTACTAACTAATCAATGTAGTTATCAATAGTATGTCgaacaattattttataagttCCGGACAATATAActatctaaaccaaaaaaaaaaaaagaatcaagctCTTAATGTAGTTCACGATCACGGTGGGGATGTTCGTTTGGTCGCTGGCAACAGAAACCAGCAATAGCGGTCAAACGTTGTTGGATTTTCTATCGCCAATCGCTGGTTTGACTACAACATATCGTCACATCCATGCTTTGACTACAACTAAACACCTTAACCCAACCTGGAATTTTGCCTTTTGGGTCTTCCTcctaaaacttcaaaatttataaaatatgaatgaaTATTATATGAATGAGGGAAATGATagttgaaagtttgaaactatcTGCAGCTACCACAGATCAGACAGAGGAAGTTTCCTAAAACTTGGATGTTCAAGTACAAAGAACAACTACATCTTAAGGTGTGGAAAACCAAACAACATCACAAGGAATGTTTTCAGTGTTTGATACAAAGGCTGGAATTTTTCATAAGTCTAGTCACTTCCTACTGCAGTTTCGTTCAGTGATGCGTAAAAATCTCAATCCTTCCAGCTTGAGGGCAAGCTGTCTACGAATGGGGGATTATTTATACCCCAGAAACTCCGCAACAAACTTGGTTCCgcaaaaaatatagaattttcgTTTTCGCCTGAAAGTACAAATAAAATTCATTATGCAAATAAATGGGtatgtaattgtttatttgcatctctattatattatttaagcaaccctttaaataaataaccctACTCTATGTActatattacacaaaatgccattgtattttaatacaaaatataataacagaatcttaatattaatttgttgtaatcagaaaataattatccacaaaaatagcaaataaaacataacctatttttttttccaaccaaacattaattaaaatataatttggggAATTTTACcagatcaatatatatataattatatatgtagtaaACATAATGAGTGTTTCGGGATTGATTGCGGTCATTCATATTAAGATTCTAACATTTTACATATTATACCCGTTGTCGATATACATTCCATCACAACGGCGGACCCAAGTAGAAGCTAGGGGGGTCAACTGACCTGagtaaaatctttaaaaacattgttttgcATGTAAATAATTGAAGTTTCATTAGCTCAGTTGGTTTTCTTCAATGTACTGACACCCCCAATCCCAAGTTCAATACTCCTATTCTACatcaaaaatctcttttttctattttaaatatttaaccgtgtaaaaataaaattattgaccTGGATAAAAAAATTTCCTGCGTCCGCCACTGTTCCAtcatatgtatttattttatattatacacaaaaaataattagatcaTTCATagataaaatatacaaataacaactattttccattaaaaataaAGCTAAGTTGAACTTAGACTTTAACTTAtattctagaatatatatatataaattattaataaatgataatactacaaaatattaacgggtatttacgggtcgggtaACAACACGGGTAACGAGATGGGTAACGACATggatatcaaaaattaaattaatactcgataCTCGATCTTTACtcacaaataatataattataatatctttcactcgaccctaaagctgtGAGTACTCTTTTTCGGGACGGAAACAAGCCAAGTAACGGGTCGAATACGGGTAACGGTATTAGTTTCTATacctacctattagtagttcAATATGATTCAAAACTCactatatagtactatattatataacatgtaaatgaatgatacaacat is drawn from Camelina sativa cultivar DH55 chromosome 8, Cs, whole genome shotgun sequence and contains these coding sequences:
- the LOC104707414 gene encoding dirigent protein 13-like, producing MAKQIYKQVLSSLIFLSVLLYQSNTVSSFRKSLDLAKPCKRFVFHLHNVAYDGDNTVNATSAAIVNPIGLGDFNFGKFIIMDNPVTMDENYLSKPVARVQGFFFYHGKSKYDTWLSWSVVFNSTEQKGTLNIMGENPFMEPTRDLPVVGGTGDFIMTRGIATFTTDHIDGNKYFRIKMDIKLYECYY